A stretch of the Streptococcus suis genome encodes the following:
- a CDS encoding glucose-6-phosphate isomerase has protein sequence MTHITFDYSKVLGQFVGAQEVDYMQPQVTLADQMLRQGTGPGSDFIGWLDLPENYDKEEFARIKKAATKIQNESEVLVVIGIGGSYLGAKAAIDFLSNSFANLQTREERKAPQILYAGNSISSSYLADLVDYVSDKDFSVNVISKSGTTTEPAIAFRVFKELLVKKYGQEEANNRIYATTDKAKGAVKVEADANGWETFVVPDNVGGRFSVLTAVGLLPIAASGADIDALMEGANAARTTFTSDKIAENQAYQYAAVRNILYRKGYVTEILANYEPSLQYFSEWWKQLAGESEGKDQKGINPTSANFSTDLHSLGQFIQEGNRNIFETVVRVDKPRKNILIPEMEEDLDGLGYLQGKDVDFVNKKATDGVLLAHTDGDVPNMFVTLPQQDEFTLGYTFYFFELAIAISGYLNAINPFDQPGVEAYKKNMFALLGKPGFEELGAELNARL, from the coding sequence ATGACACATATTACATTTGATTATTCAAAAGTCTTAGGCCAATTTGTTGGTGCACAAGAAGTTGACTATATGCAACCACAGGTTACATTGGCTGACCAAATGCTTCGTCAAGGTACAGGTCCTGGTAGCGACTTTATTGGCTGGTTGGATTTGCCAGAAAACTATGACAAAGAAGAATTTGCTCGTATCAAGAAAGCAGCAACTAAGATCCAAAATGAAAGTGAAGTTTTGGTGGTTATTGGTATCGGTGGTTCATACCTTGGTGCCAAAGCAGCGATTGACTTTTTAAGCAATTCTTTTGCTAATTTGCAAACTCGTGAAGAACGCAAAGCGCCACAAATCCTTTACGCTGGAAATTCTATCTCATCAAGCTACCTTGCTGACTTGGTTGACTACGTGTCGGATAAAGATTTCTCTGTTAACGTGATTTCTAAATCAGGTACAACAACAGAGCCCGCGATTGCTTTCCGTGTCTTTAAAGAATTGCTTGTGAAAAAATACGGTCAAGAAGAAGCTAATAACCGTATCTATGCTACAACAGATAAAGCCAAAGGTGCTGTAAAAGTGGAAGCAGATGCAAATGGTTGGGAAACTTTTGTTGTTCCAGATAACGTCGGTGGACGCTTCTCAGTATTGACAGCAGTTGGACTTTTGCCAATCGCAGCATCTGGTGCAGATATTGACGCTCTTATGGAAGGTGCAAATGCTGCCCGTACGACATTCACATCTGATAAAATTGCTGAAAACCAAGCATACCAATATGCTGCAGTGCGTAACATTCTTTACAGAAAAGGTTATGTAACAGAAATCTTAGCTAACTACGAACCATCGCTTCAATACTTCAGTGAATGGTGGAAACAGTTGGCTGGTGAATCCGAAGGTAAGGATCAAAAAGGTATCAATCCAACATCTGCTAACTTCTCAACAGACTTGCACTCTCTTGGACAATTTATCCAAGAAGGAAACCGCAACATCTTTGAAACAGTTGTTCGTGTTGACAAACCTAGAAAAAATATTCTTATCCCTGAAATGGAAGAAGACCTTGATGGTCTGGGCTACTTGCAAGGAAAAGACGTTGACTTTGTAAACAAAAAAGCAACGGATGGAGTGCTTCTTGCTCACACAGATGGTGACGTACCAAACATGTTTGTGACTCTTCCACAACAAGATGAGTTCACACTTGGTTACACCTTCTACTTCTTTGAATTGGCTATTGCTATCTCTGGTTACCTCAATGCTATCAACCCATTTGACCAACCAGGTGTAGAAGCCTACAAGAAAAATATGTTTGCTCTTCTTGGTAAACCAGGATTTGAAGAACTTGGTGCAGAATTAAACGCACGTTTGTAA
- the tadA gene encoding tRNA adenosine(34) deaminase TadA, whose product MNYTLEEKEYFMRQALEEARKSLEKDEIPIGCVIVKEGQIIGRGHNAREELNQAIMHAEVMAIQEANRVEGNWRLLDTTLFVTIEPCVMCSGAIGLARIPRVIYGGTNQKFGAAGSLYDILADVRLNHRVEVEKGILEEECAQMMQDFFRQRREKQKADKLATKSLVDQS is encoded by the coding sequence ATGAACTATACCTTAGAAGAAAAAGAATATTTTATGAGACAAGCCTTAGAAGAGGCACGAAAATCCCTTGAAAAAGATGAAATCCCAATCGGTTGCGTTATTGTGAAGGAAGGGCAGATTATTGGTAGAGGCCACAATGCGCGTGAGGAACTCAATCAAGCCATCATGCACGCCGAAGTCATGGCCATCCAAGAAGCCAATCGAGTGGAAGGGAATTGGCGACTGCTGGATACGACCCTTTTTGTCACAATAGAACCCTGTGTCATGTGTAGTGGTGCTATTGGTCTCGCACGCATTCCAAGGGTGATTTATGGAGGCACCAATCAAAAGTTTGGTGCTGCTGGGAGTCTTTATGATATTTTAGCGGACGTCCGTCTGAATCATCGAGTAGAGGTGGAAAAGGGAATATTGGAAGAGGAGTGTGCCCAAATGATGCAAGATTTTTTCAGACAACGTAGGGAGAAGCAAAAAGCTGATAAGCTGGCTACTAAATCCCTAGTGGATCAATCCTAA